The following coding sequences are from one Triticum aestivum cultivar Chinese Spring chromosome 5A, IWGSC CS RefSeq v2.1, whole genome shotgun sequence window:
- the LOC123107503 gene encoding keratin, type I cytoskeletal 13 — MAVLLRARSHLLSGAIRRSLLGERGRGARRFSTDPTTVGEAAATGRGATTGGTAANTSGVPTKTNGGGPANGRGAANGGGGASGGGAPANGGGGAVTGSGNGSGGCGCAAVADLRTDVFTEVGRVRGCYNTLAEVDEKLMAEITSVKLEAAMNQVRSKEKLVTTIYTMFGSAVAFTFAGATLIGGYVHDFVVHEAAKEVRAKLRLDKAKGTTPPPAAPPAAGSPPK, encoded by the exons atggccgtcctcctccgcgcaCGCTCCCACCTCCTCTCCGGCGCCATCCGCCGCAGCTTGCTCGG GGAGCGCGGGCGCGGCGCGCGAAGGTTCTCGACCGACCCAACCACCGTCGGCGAGGCTGCAGCCACCGGCCGCGGTGCGACGACCGGCGGGACCGCCGCAAACACCAGCGG GGTTCCGACGAAGACGAACGGCGGCGGGCCAGCGAATGGACGAGGGGCGGCGAACGGCGG GGGTGGAGCGAGCGGAGGTGGGGCTCCggccaacggcggcggcggcgcggtcacCGGCTCAGGCAACGG GAGCGGTGGATGCGGATGCGCTGCGGTGGCGGACCTGCGGACGGATGTATTCACCGAGGTGGGGAGGGTGCGGGGCTGCTACAACACCCTCGCCGAGGTGGATGAGAAGCTGATGGCGGAAATAACGAGCGTTAAGCTGGAAGCCGC CATGAACCAAGTGCGATCCAAAGAGAAACTTGTTACTACAATTTACACGATGTTTGGATCCGCCGTCGCCTTCACTTTTGCGGGCGCCACTCTGATTGGGGGCTACGTGCACGACTTCGTCGTGCACGAAGCTGCCAAGGAAGTACGCGCCAAGCTTCGTCTGGACAAGGCCAAGG GCACGACGCCTCCTCCTGCAGCACCCCCGGCGGCGGGCAGCCCCCCCAAGTAG